GGGGAACTCCTTGTTCCGCCCTGGGTGGGCGATCCTTCGGTCACGGGGGGATTCCTCTACGAGACCACCATCCACATGCTCGATCTGCTGCGGTGGTGGTTCGGGGAAGTCGCGAGCGTGGCGGTTCATGCCTCTCAGCATGAGTATTCGGAGCTGGAGGATTTCTCGATCCTGCTCCGTTTTCAAAGCGGCGTGCATGCGACGCTCACCTCCTCGGCCGATGCCAGTTGGCATTTCCCTTTCGAGCGGGTGGAGATCTTCGGCGCGCATGCCACGATCGAGACTCAGGAGTTGGAGCGTCTCATCTACACGCCGAGCGCGAGGGCATCGCCAATTCGGCAGGAGTTCACCGATCTCGAGGAGGAATGGCGGTGGGGATACGTGCAGGAGGACGCGGCCTTCGTGGACGCCATCGTGCGCGGGCAACCGGCAGCGGTGACGGCTCTCGATGGATATCGAGCGGTACAGCTTGTGGATACGTGTTACCGAGCGGCTCGCACTGGGGAGTGGATCACGCTGAGCCCATGAGTCGTCGGGCGCAGATCCCAGCCCTTGTTCGCGGAACGCCCGACTCGTCGCGACGCTTCAACACAATAGCCGCATGTGCAGATCTCAGCCCTCGTTCGTGGAACGCCGTCCGAGGCTCTGCGACGATCTGCATTTTGACTCTATATTGAAAGCCAAGTGCTGGGCACGCCCTCTACGTCTTTAGACCGTCGGACTTCGACGTTGCGCAAGCAGCGACGGCTGCGCACGCCCTCTGCGTTGCTAGACCATCGGACGCCAGGTCGGCTCCGTCGCCTTCAGTCCGGATAGCCGGCGAGCACGTTTCCACCTTCTCGACGCGCGCTTCGCCAACGCCCTTCCCTTCCCTCCCCGACAGCCAGGGAAGCCCTTGGAGTCGCGCTGTCACCTCCTCAGGCTGCTTCATGCTTGCGCAAGGCGTGGATACCGTCGCTGAATAGCCCTGCTTGATGCTCTCGTCAGGCTGCTTCCCCCGATTGCTTCTCATTCCTTGACGGAGGCGAGCGCTTCAACCTCCGCCAACGCTTCTTCCAGCAATAGCGAATGCTCTGCTCCTCTGCGATGATCAACGGCACGAAGAGGCACAAGACGTTCGGCCGACGAGAGGATGAGACCTTTCGTGTAGCAGCCTTCAAGGATCTCACGGGTCAAGCTCGGAGCGAGCACCTTTCGCTCGCAGTCGAGCACCAACTCCGCGGCCACCACCGCCCCGAGTCCGCGAACGTCACCGCGGAAGCCAGGCGCCGATCTC
The genomic region above belongs to Blastocatellia bacterium and contains:
- a CDS encoding Gfo/Idh/MocA family oxidoreductase, producing the protein MTKIRIGIVGAGHMGQRHAQILARDERVHLAAVYDIQQERARACAQACGAEAVESLEALLERVEAVVIATPNTQHVEATLRALEAERHVFCEKPLATSVEDAHRVLEASRRSRSVVQVGHNRRFAPVYRAVRRLLEEEGFRPHAVHAKMNRGELLVPPWVGDPSVTGGFLYETTIHMLDLLRWWFGEVASVAVHASQHEYSELEDFSILLRFQSGVHATLTSSADASWHFPFERVEIFGAHATIETQELERLIYTPSARASPIRQEFTDLEEEWRWGYVQEDAAFVDAIVRGQPAAVTALDGYRAVQLVDTCYRAARTGEWITLSP